The DNA segment GCTCGGTTGCCTTTCAATGCCGAGTTGAGTCAGAGATTCTTGGCCGATTACCTGAAAGATCTCGATTTCCAGCGACTCTATTTTACCCAAGAAGACGTTGATGAGTTTAACATTAAATATGGAGATCAGCTACATTCCCTTTTATTAAGTGGCAAAAGCATGTCAGCAGCCACTGAAATTTATCGTGTTTTCGAAAAACGAGTTGAGGAGCGTGTTGCTCTGACAGAAAAACTCTTGAAAGATGACCACTTCGATTTTGCAGTCGACGAGTCGGTTATGTTGACTCGCAAAGACGCAGCTTGGCCAAGGAATGATAA comes from the bacterium genome and includes:
- a CDS encoding tail-specific protease, whose product is MAIMLQNSHFARLPFNAELSQRFLADYLKDLDFQRLYFTQEDVDEFNIKYGDQLHSLLLSGKSMSAATEIYRVFEKRVEERVALTEKLLKDDHFDFAVDESVMLTRKDAAWPRND